The following coding sequences lie in one Flagellimonas eckloniae genomic window:
- a CDS encoding TonB-dependent receptor plug domain-containing protein: MKNETASFLNVVLLYALFSSSILLGQQSYQLEKIYTHTDRPFYFPGETIWFKSYLVDENNQPSSITDIIRAELVSPKGSVVKTKNLAVVHGYVYGDFEIQENWVGGIYNLKVYTNYMRNFDENLFFSKEITVQKVVVPKLLLSLDFQKEAYGKGSNVKVDFDVKDLKNNPLASTEFIINVLLRGNNFVQKEMLTNENGKSVIAFDLPKDLNTSDVVLNIQVPYQGTTESISRTVPVIMDNIDFQFMPEGGKMIEGTNNVIAFKALNEFGKPADIKGYILDANGNKIQYFESYHDGMGTLQLVPVLSTAYFAKITSPFQSDSLYALPKNHSKGTKISLLDHQIDTTTWDIFTTTQFCGTLQVLDVLDQILTEKTVQLKRGSIKVDIGISEFPRGIAKFRLINSKKDVISERLVFLNNHKALNIKLKPNKEIYAPREKVVLEIETKDFDSIPVSSNLSIAVADNALLSFADDKQDRIDSYLLMSSELQGKIHEPSFYFDPEEEKSIKAIDLVMLTHGWRDYLVHPIKKVDFLPEKRNLIEGQILDRKGNPISANLFLFEDSGEKALQFKTDQNGNFRCKIGNANSYILVAYRDDRKSLKIIEKQILSTKKIVGSPASKKTEQKETGFPNLEVANKPLQKPVQEKAVFSTSLAEDASSLDEVVVVGYGNYSRKQALGFAQIFVETDEINGLASTVSQILQGRVAGVAITNSSGVSGAGTTINIRGANSIRGSNQPLYVIDGIPYTDSFSGDQSAELQDLNPNNIESVSVLKGVAASTLYGARGANGIVIINTKKRYYRYNDKVLIGKKFNNYTVKKILSNSNSPSISSSKTFYMPVYDAAEVVSERSDFRNTIYWNPVVQTDKTGKAKLEFYNSDAITSFNIIAEGISHNGLLNHTESKYSIQRPLSITAKFPNYCSLNDTIKIPITISNNTSEDLKLKLDVNIPNEFSLLNKGDLKDSIWVASKGFLLKHIDVVPKKISENLTLNVNVQNTVHSDGFSREITVLSPYFPVKTAISGSKNGRYDFNITNLVPNSIRAELNVYIDVVGDVMNGIEGIIRQPYGCFEQTSSATYPNVMVLKYLKETGKSNTEIEVKAMDFIKKGYKRLIGFETSQGGFEWFGHTPPHETLTAFGILEFTEMKEVYEKVDQKMIDRTINWLMEQRDGEGGFHKSKKGYDSFASSPPKVANAYIVYALSEVGLNSEIEKEYQSSLQEALESEDTYRMALMALASHNMGHQADYENLIDKLLTQIKASGYGDLAVENTITRSYGKSKELETTAFIVLSLLRSTQYSSEVAKGIQYITSNREYGRFGSTQATVMSLKALIEYTKTHKRIIAESKNGVRLSVNEKSIERRLVKQENGILKIDGIEEFLSEGKQSVEIHFQNPEKTFPYTLDIKWESHLPKSSPNTFVDLRTILADSVVKVGNIARMRIDIANKRDSPVSMTTAIIGIPSGASLQPYQLKELLEAQLVDYYEVFDNYLVLYWKSLNALEEKTINLDLKAEIAGNYKSPASTVYLYYGDENKHWIQGSYLVIKP, encoded by the coding sequence ATGAAAAACGAGACGGCTTCTTTTTTAAACGTAGTACTGCTATATGCTTTGTTTAGCTCTTCAATACTCTTGGGGCAGCAATCATACCAACTTGAAAAAATATACACCCATACCGATAGACCATTTTACTTTCCCGGGGAAACCATTTGGTTTAAATCGTATCTGGTCGATGAAAATAACCAACCTTCGAGTATAACTGATATCATTCGGGCCGAGTTGGTTTCTCCCAAAGGAAGTGTGGTCAAAACCAAAAATTTGGCAGTAGTCCATGGATATGTATATGGTGATTTTGAAATTCAGGAGAATTGGGTCGGAGGCATTTATAATTTGAAGGTTTACACCAATTACATGCGAAACTTTGATGAGAACCTATTCTTTTCAAAAGAAATCACAGTTCAAAAAGTGGTTGTGCCCAAACTATTATTATCGTTAGACTTCCAAAAAGAAGCCTACGGTAAGGGAAGCAACGTTAAGGTGGATTTCGATGTAAAGGACTTAAAGAACAACCCATTGGCAAGCACAGAATTCATAATCAATGTATTGCTCCGGGGCAACAACTTTGTCCAAAAAGAAATGTTGACCAATGAGAATGGGAAAAGTGTCATTGCTTTTGATTTACCTAAAGATTTGAATACATCGGATGTGGTGCTGAACATTCAAGTGCCTTATCAGGGAACAACCGAATCCATTTCAAGGACTGTGCCTGTTATCATGGACAACATTGATTTCCAATTCATGCCGGAAGGGGGCAAAATGATCGAGGGCACCAACAATGTAATCGCCTTTAAGGCTTTGAATGAATTTGGAAAACCCGCTGATATAAAAGGATATATTCTGGATGCGAACGGAAACAAAATCCAATATTTTGAAAGCTATCACGATGGTATGGGCACACTTCAACTCGTACCTGTACTGAGTACAGCTTATTTTGCCAAAATTACCAGTCCATTTCAATCAGATTCACTTTATGCCCTGCCAAAAAACCATTCCAAAGGCACTAAAATTTCGTTGCTGGACCATCAAATCGATACCACCACATGGGATATATTTACCACAACCCAATTCTGTGGCACTTTACAGGTTTTGGATGTTCTGGACCAAATACTCACTGAGAAAACAGTACAGTTGAAAAGGGGAAGTATTAAGGTTGACATCGGCATTTCAGAATTTCCCAGGGGCATAGCAAAGTTTCGCTTGATAAACTCCAAAAAGGATGTCATTAGTGAGCGATTGGTGTTTTTGAACAATCACAAAGCCTTGAACATTAAGCTAAAACCCAATAAAGAAATCTATGCGCCAAGGGAAAAGGTAGTGTTGGAAATCGAAACAAAGGATTTTGATAGCATTCCGGTCAGTAGTAACCTATCCATAGCCGTTGCGGACAACGCATTGTTATCATTTGCTGATGACAAACAAGACCGCATCGACAGCTATCTTTTAATGTCAAGTGAATTACAGGGAAAAATTCACGAACCATCTTTCTACTTTGACCCAGAAGAAGAAAAATCCATCAAAGCGATCGATTTGGTCATGCTTACCCATGGCTGGAGGGATTATCTTGTCCATCCAATAAAAAAAGTAGACTTTCTACCTGAAAAAAGAAACTTGATCGAGGGACAGATATTGGACAGAAAAGGAAACCCAATCTCGGCAAATTTGTTTTTGTTCGAAGACAGTGGGGAAAAGGCGTTGCAATTCAAGACAGACCAAAATGGAAACTTTAGATGTAAAATCGGGAATGCCAACTCCTACATCCTAGTGGCCTATCGAGATGATCGAAAATCCTTAAAAATTATAGAAAAACAAATACTATCCACAAAAAAAATAGTTGGCTCTCCTGCATCAAAAAAAACCGAGCAAAAGGAAACCGGATTTCCAAATTTAGAAGTTGCAAATAAACCACTTCAAAAACCTGTACAGGAAAAAGCAGTGTTCTCCACAAGTTTAGCTGAAGACGCCTCCTCTTTGGATGAAGTCGTTGTTGTTGGTTATGGTAATTATTCCAGAAAGCAGGCATTGGGGTTTGCACAAATTTTTGTTGAAACAGATGAAATCAATGGCCTTGCAAGTACGGTAAGCCAGATATTACAGGGACGGGTGGCCGGAGTTGCCATTACAAATTCAAGTGGGGTCTCAGGAGCAGGCACCACAATCAACATTAGGGGGGCAAATTCAATAAGGGGCTCCAATCAACCTCTTTACGTTATCGATGGCATTCCATATACCGATAGTTTTTCAGGGGATCAGAGTGCTGAACTGCAAGATTTGAATCCCAACAACATAGAGTCCGTAAGTGTTCTAAAAGGTGTCGCCGCCAGTACGCTTTATGGAGCAAGAGGAGCAAATGGCATAGTGATCATAAATACAAAAAAGAGGTATTATCGATATAATGACAAGGTATTGATTGGAAAGAAGTTCAATAATTATACTGTTAAAAAGATTCTTTCCAACTCCAATTCACCTTCAATAAGCTCTTCCAAAACATTTTACATGCCTGTTTATGATGCCGCTGAAGTTGTATCGGAAAGAAGCGATTTCAGAAATACAATCTATTGGAATCCAGTGGTGCAAACCGATAAAACAGGCAAAGCCAAGTTGGAGTTTTACAATTCAGATGCTATTACCTCTTTCAACATAATAGCAGAAGGGATTTCCCATAATGGATTATTAAATCATACGGAATCCAAATATAGTATCCAACGTCCACTGAGCATCACTGCGAAGTTTCCCAATTATTGTTCTTTGAACGACACCATAAAAATCCCAATCACTATTTCAAACAATACCAGTGAGGATTTAAAATTAAAGTTGGATGTAAATATTCCCAATGAATTTTCACTCCTCAACAAAGGGGATTTGAAGGATAGTATTTGGGTGGCATCCAAAGGTTTTTTGCTTAAACATATTGATGTTGTCCCGAAAAAAATAAGTGAAAATTTAACTTTAAACGTTAATGTCCAAAATACTGTTCATTCCGATGGTTTTAGTAGGGAAATAACGGTCTTAAGCCCATACTTTCCTGTTAAAACTGCAATTTCTGGTTCAAAGAATGGAAGGTATGATTTCAATATAACCAACCTAGTGCCCAACAGCATTCGCGCAGAATTGAATGTTTATATTGATGTCGTTGGTGATGTCATGAACGGTATCGAAGGTATTATCAGACAACCTTACGGATGCTTTGAACAGACCTCATCGGCCACTTATCCCAATGTCATGGTGCTCAAATATCTCAAAGAAACGGGTAAAAGCAATACCGAAATTGAGGTAAAAGCCATGGATTTTATCAAAAAAGGTTACAAAAGGCTTATAGGTTTTGAGACTTCCCAAGGCGGATTCGAATGGTTTGGCCATACACCTCCCCATGAAACGCTGACAGCCTTTGGAATTCTAGAATTTACTGAAATGAAAGAGGTTTATGAAAAGGTAGACCAGAAAATGATAGATCGAACCATAAATTGGTTGATGGAGCAAAGAGATGGCGAAGGTGGTTTCCATAAAAGCAAAAAAGGATACGATAGTTTTGCAAGTTCTCCCCCAAAAGTAGCCAATGCCTATATTGTCTATGCTCTGAGTGAAGTAGGTCTTAATTCCGAAATAGAAAAAGAATATCAAAGCTCCTTGCAAGAAGCCCTAGAATCTGAAGACACCTACAGAATGGCACTAATGGCCTTGGCAAGTCATAATATGGGACATCAGGCAGATTATGAAAACCTGATCGATAAATTGCTCACACAAATAAAAGCTTCAGGTTATGGAGATTTGGCCGTGGAAAATACCATTACCCGATCTTATGGAAAATCCAAGGAATTGGAAACAACGGCATTCATAGTGCTTTCATTGCTCCGGTCAACTCAATACAGTTCAGAAGTGGCAAAGGGCATACAGTACATAACATCCAATAGGGAATATGGCCGTTTTGGCAGTACGCAGGCCACAGTCATGTCATTAAAGGCTTTGATCGAATATACCAAAACCCATAAAAGGATTATTGCCGAAAGCAAAAATGGGGTGCGATTATCCGTGAATGAAAAGAGTATTGAACGTCGACTGGTAAAACAAGAAAATGGTATCCTGAAAATCGATGGTATTGAAGAGTTTTTATCCGAGGGAAAGCAATCCGTTGAGATTCATTTCCAAAATCCAGAAAAAACATTTCCCTATACGCTGGATATTAAATGGGAAAGCCATTTACCCAAATCTTCCCCCAATACCTTTGTTGATTTAAGAACCATCTTGGCAGATTCAGTTGTTAAGGTTGGCAACATTGCAAGAATGAGAATTGATATTGCCAATAAAAGGGATAGTCCCGTTTCAATGACAACGGCTATTATCGGAATTCCTAGTGGGGCAAGTTTACAACCCTACCAATTAAAGGAACTATTGGAAGCTCAACTAGTGGATTATTACGAAGTCTTTGATAACTATTTGGTACTCTATTGGAAAAGTTTGAATGCTTTGGAAGAAAAAACGATAAATCTAGATCTAAAAGCAGAAATTGCGGGAAATTACAAATCCCCTGCCAGTACGGTCTATTTATACTATGGGGATGAAAACAAGCATTGGATACAGGGCAGTTATTTAGTCATTAAACCTTGA
- a CDS encoding carboxypeptidase-like regulatory domain-containing protein, translating into MKTRITFLFFFLMLNCSLLAQNGIVSGTLLDKDGTPLAGVSITVKGKNNGTQSDFDGNYSINCGVGDTLIFTYIGFSSKEIKVTAKMFNNSPTTEITKNTPVASIISNDYAEQLSKNKNLEFDIPDIGTSNKTFTLNQRYFNYSQIKKIDPSQDDIKIKIYAGDIHFEIGVDQKSSFQFVQQRNLPETQNLFAQGRANNGSSTWFGPETDEIFSYGPRLTNLEFDGQSYPFDVNGRLVGVGQGNGTTANAYDNPIFETGLNTYTTVNFHVASDKDQFKLNYANGNTKDLFNKSGNKTNHIDLGYVSKGDMLEWDASVQYHNSKIGNANINGHHNQIYFGQLITPPSFSNGQAFALDDGTQRSFSPQNFNNPYWLLKNNGNMVDYSFFKASLINDINFIDNLNIDTGITFSKQSQEMRFDLPFGTNGFENGYLSDKLIHTEEISFDFSASHWNIRVADGIYLAPYTSFNFTNSRLQYGLLEASAIQTLNTLSNEPKKSTVQLKNRVTFETDFGFDMWLTLQNNSFSSSVQGNEWFLPSAKLYVGLGNNIFDSDFINHLSLSGGFSKDVVDFPLFYDNLSHNSLQLDLEDSLTYTTNNDLFISDGLDFEMVEQFDFETKATFFNHQLDITVSYYNSLNKNSIFPFFGNNGWQLQNIGEIRNKGLEASIDFHLGRYYDSGFKVNTKIIFSKNRPIVENIYGNTLNRIPIAGFQTITKNLIIGQPVGTLVGNAFLRNENNAVVVGDDGFPLVDPELQILGNPVPDFNLGWSNTLSLGGFKLSFLLDYQRGGDIWNGTQNILNYFGASQESAQLRETTGFIFQGVDQQGNTNSIPVDFASVNSNTNENRWARYGFGGVAEEAISDGSYLNLKSISFSYKIKNGSKDSFFKEAVFGVFAKNIWTWTKTQGVNPYGTLYGNTSAQGLHFFNLPLASEIGANINIKI; encoded by the coding sequence ATGAAGACCAGAATCACGTTTTTATTTTTTTTCTTGATGCTGAACTGTTCTCTGCTAGCGCAAAATGGAATAGTATCAGGAACCCTTTTGGATAAAGATGGAACACCATTAGCAGGAGTAAGCATTACAGTAAAAGGGAAAAATAACGGCACCCAAAGTGATTTTGACGGAAACTACAGTATAAATTGTGGAGTGGGCGACACGCTGATTTTCACCTATATCGGTTTTTCAAGCAAGGAAATCAAGGTAACGGCAAAAATGTTCAATAACAGTCCGACCACGGAAATCACCAAAAATACTCCAGTAGCATCGATTATTTCCAATGACTACGCCGAACAACTGAGTAAGAATAAAAATCTGGAATTCGACATACCGGATATAGGTACATCCAACAAAACCTTTACACTTAACCAAAGGTATTTTAACTACTCACAAATAAAAAAAATTGACCCAAGCCAAGATGACATCAAAATTAAAATTTACGCAGGAGACATTCATTTTGAGATTGGTGTGGATCAAAAAAGCAGTTTTCAATTTGTGCAACAAAGAAACCTGCCTGAAACTCAAAATCTATTTGCCCAAGGTAGAGCCAATAATGGAAGCTCTACTTGGTTTGGGCCTGAAACCGACGAGATATTTTCTTACGGGCCAAGATTGACGAATTTGGAGTTTGATGGCCAGTCTTATCCTTTTGATGTTAACGGACGATTGGTGGGTGTTGGTCAAGGGAACGGAACAACGGCAAATGCCTACGATAACCCAATATTTGAAACAGGGCTGAACACCTATACAACGGTCAATTTTCATGTTGCCTCCGATAAAGACCAATTCAAACTTAATTATGCCAATGGTAATACCAAAGACCTTTTCAACAAATCTGGCAATAAGACGAATCATATCGATTTGGGTTATGTAAGCAAAGGGGACATGCTGGAATGGGATGCATCAGTGCAATATCATAATAGCAAAATTGGAAATGCCAACATCAATGGTCATCACAACCAAATTTATTTTGGTCAATTGATAACACCTCCCAGTTTTTCCAACGGACAAGCATTTGCGCTCGATGATGGAACACAAAGGAGCTTTAGTCCTCAAAATTTCAATAATCCATATTGGCTATTGAAAAACAATGGAAACATGGTTGATTACTCCTTTTTCAAAGCGTCTCTTATCAACGACATTAATTTCATTGATAATCTTAATATCGATACAGGGATAACTTTTTCAAAACAATCACAAGAAATGCGCTTTGACCTTCCGTTTGGCACAAATGGTTTTGAAAATGGCTATTTAAGTGATAAATTGATACATACGGAAGAGATTTCGTTCGATTTTTCAGCAAGTCATTGGAACATCCGCGTTGCTGATGGTATTTATTTAGCGCCATACACTTCCTTTAATTTTACCAATTCTAGATTGCAATATGGTCTGTTGGAAGCATCTGCCATACAAACACTGAACACTTTAAGCAACGAGCCAAAAAAATCGACGGTACAACTTAAGAACAGGGTGACTTTTGAAACTGATTTTGGATTTGACATGTGGTTGACCCTTCAAAACAATTCGTTCTCTTCTTCTGTACAGGGTAATGAATGGTTCTTACCTTCTGCAAAGTTATATGTAGGTTTGGGCAACAATATATTCGATTCTGATTTTATAAACCACCTTTCTCTTAGTGGTGGTTTTTCAAAGGATGTTGTCGATTTCCCACTGTTCTATGACAATCTAAGCCATAATAGTCTACAACTTGATTTGGAAGACAGTTTAACCTACACGACCAACAATGACCTTTTTATTTCAGACGGATTGGATTTTGAAATGGTGGAACAGTTTGATTTTGAAACGAAAGCCACTTTCTTCAATCACCAGCTTGATATAACGGTCAGCTATTATAACTCCTTGAACAAGAACAGTATTTTTCCATTTTTTGGGAATAATGGTTGGCAACTTCAAAATATCGGTGAAATCAGAAACAAGGGACTTGAAGCCTCTATCGATTTTCACTTGGGACGGTATTATGATTCTGGATTTAAGGTGAACACAAAAATTATCTTCTCCAAGAATAGGCCCATTGTTGAAAATATTTATGGCAATACGCTTAACCGTATTCCCATTGCCGGATTTCAAACGATTACCAAAAATCTCATTATTGGTCAACCAGTGGGGACCTTGGTCGGTAACGCATTCTTGAGAAACGAAAACAATGCGGTTGTGGTTGGTGATGATGGATTTCCTTTGGTAGATCCTGAGCTTCAAATTTTGGGAAATCCCGTTCCCGATTTCAATCTTGGTTGGTCAAATACTTTAAGCTTGGGTGGCTTCAAATTGAGTTTTCTTTTGGATTATCAAAGAGGTGGTGATATCTGGAATGGCACACAAAATATCTTGAACTACTTTGGTGCCTCCCAAGAATCGGCCCAATTAAGAGAGACCACGGGGTTTATCTTTCAAGGTGTTGATCAACAAGGCAACACAAACTCCATTCCTGTTGATTTTGCTTCCGTCAATTCCAATACAAACGAAAACAGATGGGCAAGATATGGTTTTGGCGGTGTCGCTGAAGAAGCCATATCGGACGGAAGTTATTTGAACCTTAAATCCATTTCTTTTTCCTATAAAATAAAGAACGGTTCCAAAGATTCTTTTTTCAAAGAAGCGGTATTTGGAGTCTTTGCCAAAAATATCTGGACATGGACTAAAACACAGGGTGTCAATCCTTATGGCACATTGTACGGCAATACATCTGCACAAGGATTGCATTTTTTCAACCTTCCATTGGCCTCTGAGATTGGAGCAAACATTAACATAAAAATCTAA